A section of the Stenotrophomonas acidaminiphila genome encodes:
- a CDS encoding peptidase yields MPRFRRWLRWLLALCVALALVGAIAAGALYYVVSSKLPDVQALREVELQEPMYVHASDGKLMAVFGETRRYPVEMKDVPERLKQAFLATEDARFYEHGGVDYKGIARAVWLLATTSDRRVPGGSTITQQVARQFFLSSEYSYTRKLAEILLARRIESELSKDEIFELYLNKSFFGNRAYGIGAAAEYYYGKKLGELDLDEMASLAGIPKFPSSGNPISNPERARQRRDNYVLQRMADLGFISQAEADAAKAVPMHASPHEPPIEVNAPYVAEMVRQEMIALHGGDVLNKGYRVTTTIDSQAQEAANIAVRDGLLLYDHRHGWRGPEQHFDVAAEADAAALARHLAAIPAQSGLLPAIVSAVHADGGISVVLADRTELVLPVAASRWTTRAPAKLAARGDVIRVRAGDKEGEWLIEQLPLGQAALVSLDAGNGALRALVGGFSFAGNKFNRATQARRQPGSSFKPFLYAAAFDKGFNPASIVLDAPVVFRDRRGKTWEPKNDGGGFRGPMRLREALVQSRNLVSVRLLDSIGVDFARKYISEFGFQEAELPPNLSMSLGTASLTPLSVARGYAVFANGGSRVDTWTIDEVKDRDGNVVFKANPALACRGCGGAAGGTAPASQVVDGFNFGAEAAPVPASADAGTGTQAEPVAPNPDARTAPRAIDERTAYQLVSMMRDVVQRGTGTAAKVLGREDVGGKTGSTNDHRDAWFSGFGGPLATTVWVGRDDFRSLGYREYGGRAALPIWIDYMRVALKDAPIARNDPPSGMVQATLNGATEWIKVEDLDRMQEFDFDQHDPQADDAAFDIF; encoded by the coding sequence ATGCCCCGTTTCCGTCGCTGGCTGCGCTGGCTGCTGGCACTGTGCGTTGCCCTTGCCCTGGTCGGCGCCATCGCCGCGGGCGCTCTCTATTACGTGGTTTCCTCGAAGCTGCCCGACGTGCAGGCCCTGCGCGAGGTGGAGCTGCAGGAGCCGATGTACGTGCATGCCAGCGATGGCAAGCTGATGGCCGTGTTCGGCGAGACCCGGCGCTACCCGGTCGAGATGAAGGACGTGCCCGAGCGCCTGAAGCAGGCGTTCCTGGCCACCGAGGACGCGCGCTTCTACGAACATGGCGGAGTCGACTACAAGGGCATCGCCCGCGCGGTCTGGCTGCTGGCCACCACCAGCGACAGGCGCGTGCCGGGTGGCTCGACCATCACCCAGCAGGTGGCCCGCCAGTTCTTCCTCAGTTCCGAGTACAGCTACACCCGCAAGCTGGCCGAGATCCTGCTCGCGCGCAGGATCGAGAGCGAGCTGAGCAAGGACGAGATCTTCGAGCTGTACCTGAACAAGAGTTTCTTCGGCAACCGCGCCTATGGCATCGGCGCCGCCGCCGAGTACTACTACGGCAAGAAGCTGGGCGAACTGGACCTGGACGAGATGGCCTCGCTGGCCGGCATTCCCAAGTTCCCGTCCAGCGGCAACCCGATCAGCAATCCCGAGCGTGCCCGCCAGCGCCGCGACAACTACGTGCTGCAGCGCATGGCCGACCTGGGCTTCATCAGCCAGGCCGAGGCCGACGCGGCCAAGGCGGTGCCGATGCATGCCAGCCCGCACGAGCCGCCGATCGAGGTCAACGCGCCCTACGTGGCGGAAATGGTCCGCCAGGAAATGATCGCCCTGCATGGCGGCGACGTGCTCAACAAGGGCTACCGGGTCACCACCACCATCGACAGCCAGGCGCAGGAAGCGGCCAACATCGCCGTCCGCGATGGCCTGCTGCTGTACGACCACCGCCACGGCTGGCGCGGCCCGGAACAGCATTTCGACGTCGCCGCGGAGGCCGATGCCGCCGCGCTGGCCCGCCACCTCGCCGCGATCCCCGCGCAGTCCGGGCTGCTGCCGGCGATCGTGTCGGCGGTCCACGCCGATGGCGGCATCAGCGTGGTGCTGGCCGACCGCACCGAACTGGTCCTGCCGGTGGCCGCCAGCCGCTGGACCACGCGCGCGCCGGCCAAGCTGGCCGCGCGCGGCGACGTCATCCGCGTGCGTGCCGGCGACAAGGAAGGCGAGTGGCTGATCGAACAACTGCCGCTCGGCCAGGCCGCACTGGTCTCGCTCGACGCCGGCAACGGCGCCCTGCGTGCCCTGGTCGGCGGCTTCAGCTTCGCTGGCAACAAATTCAACCGCGCCACCCAGGCCCGGCGCCAGCCCGGCTCCAGCTTCAAGCCGTTCCTGTACGCGGCCGCGTTCGACAAGGGCTTCAACCCGGCCTCGATCGTACTCGACGCGCCGGTGGTGTTCCGCGACCGCCGCGGCAAGACCTGGGAGCCGAAGAACGACGGCGGCGGCTTCCGTGGGCCGATGCGCCTGCGCGAGGCACTGGTGCAGTCGCGCAACCTGGTGTCGGTCCGCCTGCTGGACAGCATCGGCGTGGATTTCGCACGCAAGTACATCAGCGAGTTCGGCTTCCAGGAAGCCGAATTGCCGCCGAACCTGTCCATGTCGCTGGGCACCGCCTCGCTGACGCCGCTGTCGGTCGCGCGCGGCTATGCGGTGTTCGCCAATGGCGGCTCGCGGGTCGACACCTGGACCATCGACGAGGTCAAGGACCGCGACGGCAACGTGGTGTTCAAGGCCAATCCGGCGCTGGCCTGCCGCGGCTGCGGCGGCGCCGCCGGTGGCACGGCGCCGGCCAGCCAGGTGGTGGACGGCTTCAACTTCGGCGCCGAAGCCGCGCCCGTCCCGGCCAGCGCCGATGCCGGCACCGGCACCCAGGCCGAACCGGTGGCGCCCAATCCCGACGCCCGCACCGCGCCGCGCGCGATCGACGAGCGCACCGCCTACCAGTTGGTGTCGATGATGCGCGACGTGGTCCAGCGCGGCACCGGCACCGCGGCCAAGGTGCTGGGGCGCGAGGACGTGGGCGGCAAGACCGGCTCGACCAACGACCACCGCGATGCGTGGTTCTCCGGCTTCGGCGGCCCCCTGGCCACCACGGTGTGGGTCGGCCGCGACGACTTCCGCTCGCTGGGCTACCGCGAGTACGGTGGCCGCGCCGCGCTGCCGATCTGGATCGACTACATGCGCGTGGCGCTGAAGGATGCGCCGATCGCACGCAACGACCCGCCCTCGGGCATGGTCCAGGCGACCCTCAACGGCGCCACCGAATGGATCAAGGTCGAGGACCTGGACCGGATGCAGGAGTTCGATTTCGACCAGCACGACCCGCAGGCCGACGACGCCGCGTTCGATATCTTCTGA
- a CDS encoding fimbrial protein, whose protein sequence is MARINLLPWRAERRKQRQREFYTMLGLAAVAGVLMSLLLYFYYDGQVSGQNERNAYLEAEIAKVKEQNKEIDRLDSQKKRLLDRKQVIEELQGKRSQMVHLFDALVRTIPDGVVLTALKQEGETLTLEGRTQSNARVSTYMRNLESSGWMSNPELSVIEAKAQEPSGSAVDIKSLPYVFTLKVKLPAPGENAAQGNVAPNADAAAPAATPAAAADPAAPAPAAPAPAADTAQKEARP, encoded by the coding sequence ATGGCACGCATCAATCTATTGCCATGGCGCGCCGAACGGCGCAAACAGCGCCAGCGCGAGTTCTACACCATGCTCGGCCTGGCCGCCGTCGCCGGCGTGCTGATGTCGCTGCTGCTGTACTTCTACTACGACGGCCAGGTCAGCGGCCAGAACGAACGCAATGCCTACCTCGAGGCCGAAATCGCCAAGGTCAAGGAGCAGAACAAGGAGATCGACCGGCTCGACAGCCAGAAGAAGCGTCTGCTCGACCGCAAGCAGGTCATCGAGGAACTGCAGGGCAAGCGCTCGCAGATGGTGCACCTGTTCGACGCGCTGGTGCGCACCATTCCCGATGGCGTGGTGCTGACCGCGCTCAAGCAGGAAGGCGAGACGCTGACGCTGGAAGGCCGCACCCAGTCCAACGCGCGGGTCAGCACCTACATGCGCAACCTGGAAAGCTCGGGCTGGATGTCCAATCCGGAGCTGTCGGTGATCGAGGCCAAGGCGCAGGAGCCGTCGGGCTCTGCGGTGGACATCAAGTCGCTGCCGTACGTCTTCACCCTGAAGGTGAAACTGCCGGCGCCGGGTGAGAACGCGGCGCAGGGCAACGTGGCGCCGAATGCCGACGCCGCAGCGCCCGCCGCCACGCCGGCAGCGGCCGCCGACCCGGCAGCGCCGGCCCCCGCCGCGCCGGCTCCGGCCGCCGACACGGCGCAGAAGGAGGCCCGCCCGTGA
- a CDS encoding nucleoside hydrolase — MSKKIPLLIDTDPGVDDALALLMAFADARHDVVGLTVAAGNVGLGYTVRNALKLCEVAGRGDVPVFAGAPDPLVYPAEDAAHVHGRDGFGDVDLPAAARAVEDEHAALAILRLSHQYAGELLLVALGPLTNIALALKLDPTLPQRVKRFLVMGGAITGHGNITPVAEFNIAFDPEAAHIVFTAFPHVEVADWEATVAHGLLHRNVEQWLAADTDKARFYELISRQTRLWSEDSRGEYWYAADALAMAWALQPEGATRLEQRPLAIEMAGGRTRGATVVDWNRQTGAADNTTLLIGYDQARFERQVQRALGLDS, encoded by the coding sequence ATGAGCAAGAAGATTCCGCTGCTGATTGATACCGACCCGGGCGTGGACGATGCGCTGGCGCTGTTGATGGCCTTTGCCGACGCGCGCCACGACGTGGTCGGGTTGACGGTGGCGGCGGGCAATGTCGGCCTGGGCTACACCGTGCGCAACGCGTTGAAGCTGTGCGAGGTTGCCGGGCGCGGCGACGTGCCGGTGTTCGCCGGTGCCCCCGATCCGCTGGTGTATCCGGCCGAGGACGCGGCCCACGTGCATGGCCGCGACGGCTTCGGCGACGTCGACCTGCCCGCCGCCGCGCGCGCGGTCGAGGACGAGCACGCCGCGCTGGCGATCCTGCGCCTGTCGCACCAGTATGCCGGCGAGCTGCTGCTGGTCGCGCTGGGGCCGCTGACCAACATCGCGCTGGCGCTGAAGCTCGACCCGACCCTGCCGCAGCGGGTGAAACGCTTCCTGGTGATGGGCGGGGCGATCACCGGGCACGGCAACATCACCCCGGTGGCGGAGTTCAACATCGCCTTCGACCCGGAGGCGGCGCACATCGTGTTCACCGCGTTCCCGCATGTCGAAGTGGCCGACTGGGAAGCCACCGTCGCCCATGGCCTGCTGCACCGGAACGTGGAGCAGTGGCTGGCCGCCGACACCGACAAGGCGCGTTTCTACGAGCTGATCTCGCGCCAGACCCGGCTGTGGTCCGAGGACAGCCGCGGCGAGTACTGGTACGCGGCCGACGCGCTGGCGATGGCCTGGGCGCTGCAGCCGGAAGGCGCGACCCGGCTGGAACAGCGCCCGCTGGCGATCGAGATGGCCGGCGGCCGCACCCGCGGCGCCACCGTGGTGGACTGGAACCGGCAGACCGGCGCGGCGGACAACACCACCCTGCTGATCGGCTACGACCAGGCCCGCTTCGAACGCCAGGTGCAGCGGGCGCTGGGGCTGGATTCCTGA
- a CDS encoding fimbrial protein encodes MKGSLRIRALCAVLLLLAASGCSRGITSTPGDAPNLEKWVADVRARPATPLEPLPVMQQFETFEYSAQGLRDPFSDAWASADGNSALRPDPNRRKEPLEAFPLDSLDMVGTIGKGAAMVALVMGPDKVTYRVRPGVYLGQSDGRVTSVREDGIELIELVPDGAGGWLERPASLALDDR; translated from the coding sequence ATGAAGGGTTCCCTCCGCATCCGGGCGCTCTGCGCGGTGCTGCTGCTGTTGGCCGCGAGCGGTTGTTCGCGCGGCATCACCAGCACCCCGGGCGATGCGCCCAATCTCGAGAAGTGGGTGGCGGACGTACGTGCGCGCCCGGCCACGCCACTGGAGCCGCTGCCGGTGATGCAGCAGTTCGAGACCTTCGAATACTCCGCACAGGGGCTGCGCGATCCGTTCAGCGATGCCTGGGCCAGCGCCGACGGCAACAGCGCCCTGCGCCCGGACCCGAACCGCCGCAAGGAGCCGCTGGAGGCTTTCCCGCTGGACAGCCTGGACATGGTCGGGACGATCGGCAAGGGCGCGGCCATGGTCGCGCTGGTGATGGGGCCGGACAAGGTGACCTACCGCGTCCGTCCGGGGGTGTACCTGGGGCAGAGCGATGGCCGCGTCACCAGTGTGCGCGAGGACGGCATTGAGCTGATTGAACTGGTGCCCGATGGCGCTGGCGGCTGGCTGGAACGCCCGGCCTCGCTGGCGCTTGACGATCGATGA
- a CDS encoding 50S ribosomal protein L31 — translation MKADIHPDYHNVVFHDVTSDFKFLTRSTMSSKETVKWEDGEEYPLIKVEISSASHPFYTGKHKVIDTSGRIDKFQKRYAR, via the coding sequence ATGAAGGCCGACATTCATCCCGATTACCACAACGTCGTGTTCCACGACGTCACCTCCGATTTCAAGTTCCTCACCCGTTCGACCATGTCCTCCAAGGAAACGGTCAAGTGGGAGGACGGCGAAGAGTACCCGCTGATCAAGGTCGAAATTTCCTCGGCCTCGCACCCGTTCTACACGGGCAAGCACAAGGTCATCGACACCAGCGGCCGCATCGACAAGTTCCAGAAGCGCTACGCGCGCTGA
- a CDS encoding fimbrial protein, translating to MSQKKSSFNNLDLNNIGNWPQGPKLVFCALLALLILGLSYLLVIRGTAEELEGLEAKEVELRASFEKEQQRAVNLEPLKQQLAQMEQVLQQMLRQLPSKTEMPDLIIDVSQTALSSGLNNELFKPGDEQLKEFYAEKPIALRLVGSYHQFGAFVSGVASLPRVVILTMHDINLKPKDPKAGISARSGALELSGTVKTYRYLDDNELADQEKKAADEEAARKKGGK from the coding sequence GTGAGCCAGAAGAAGAGCAGTTTCAACAATCTGGACCTCAACAACATCGGCAACTGGCCGCAGGGTCCGAAGCTGGTGTTCTGCGCGCTGCTGGCGCTGCTGATCCTGGGCCTGTCCTACCTGCTGGTGATCCGCGGTACGGCCGAGGAGCTGGAAGGGCTGGAAGCCAAGGAAGTGGAACTGCGCGCCAGCTTCGAGAAGGAGCAGCAGCGCGCGGTCAACCTCGAGCCGCTCAAGCAGCAGCTCGCGCAGATGGAGCAGGTGCTGCAGCAGATGCTGCGCCAGCTGCCGAGCAAGACCGAGATGCCTGACCTGATCATCGACGTGTCGCAGACCGCGCTGTCCAGCGGGCTGAACAACGAACTGTTCAAGCCGGGCGACGAGCAGCTCAAGGAGTTCTACGCGGAGAAGCCGATCGCGCTGCGCCTGGTGGGCAGCTACCACCAGTTCGGCGCCTTCGTCAGCGGCGTGGCCTCGCTGCCGCGCGTGGTGATCCTGACCATGCACGACATCAACCTGAAGCCGAAGGATCCCAAGGCCGGCATCTCCGCGCGCAGCGGTGCGCTGGAGCTGTCGGGCACGGTCAAGACCTACCGCTACCTGGACGACAACGAGCTGGCGGACCAGGAAAAGAAGGCCGCCGACGAAGAAGCGGCGCGCAAGAAGGGGGGCAAGTGA
- a CDS encoding citrate (Si)-synthase, protein MSDLDQVTLNAGDTSVVLPVVKPVLGNDCVDISKLTKETGLFTYDSGYTATASCKSAITYIDGDKGVLLYRGYPIEQLAEKSSFVEVAYMLVNGERPDAAQLKAFEAELAEEAGVDASINTLIGSFAKDAHPMAILAAAIAQLSAKYHDSLDLADAEQRRKAAVRLIAKVPTLSSLIYRHGKGLPANTPDTSLDYVSRFLKQTFESADGQYELNPHVVKALDLLFILHADHEQNASTSTVRLVGSTGANPYASVAAGVTALWGPAHGGANEAVLKMLEEIGSADNVESAVLKAKDKTSGFRLMGFGHRVYKNFDPRAKVIGEMTKQVLGQLGVTDPLLDVAIKLEQAALQDDYFVARKLYPNVDFYSGIIYKALQIPTEMFTVMFALGRTAGWVSHWLEQQVDPEMKIGRPRQVYTGHAVRDYT, encoded by the coding sequence GTGTCCGATCTTGATCAGGTCACGCTCAACGCCGGCGACACGTCGGTCGTTCTGCCTGTAGTCAAGCCCGTCCTGGGCAACGACTGTGTCGATATCTCGAAGCTGACCAAGGAAACCGGTCTCTTCACCTACGACTCCGGTTACACCGCCACCGCCAGCTGCAAGTCGGCCATCACCTACATCGATGGCGACAAGGGCGTGCTGCTGTATCGCGGTTACCCGATCGAACAGCTGGCCGAGAAGTCCAGCTTCGTCGAGGTCGCCTACATGCTGGTCAACGGCGAGCGCCCGGACGCCGCGCAGCTGAAGGCCTTCGAGGCCGAGCTGGCCGAGGAAGCCGGTGTCGACGCGTCGATCAACACCCTGATCGGCAGCTTCGCCAAGGACGCGCACCCGATGGCGATCCTCGCCGCGGCGATCGCCCAGCTCTCCGCCAAGTACCACGATTCGCTGGACCTGGCCGATGCCGAGCAGCGCCGCAAGGCCGCCGTGCGCCTGATCGCCAAGGTGCCGACCCTGTCGTCGCTGATCTACCGCCATGGCAAGGGCCTGCCGGCCAACACCCCGGACACCTCGCTGGATTACGTCAGCCGCTTCCTGAAGCAGACCTTCGAGTCGGCCGACGGCCAGTACGAACTGAACCCGCACGTGGTGAAGGCGCTGGACCTGCTGTTCATCCTGCACGCCGACCACGAGCAGAACGCCTCGACCTCGACCGTGCGCCTGGTCGGCTCGACCGGTGCCAACCCGTACGCCTCGGTCGCCGCCGGCGTCACCGCGCTGTGGGGTCCGGCGCATGGCGGCGCCAACGAAGCCGTGCTGAAGATGCTGGAAGAGATCGGCAGCGCCGACAACGTCGAGTCCGCGGTGCTCAAGGCCAAGGACAAGACGTCGGGCTTCCGCCTGATGGGCTTCGGCCACCGCGTCTACAAGAACTTCGACCCGCGCGCCAAGGTCATCGGCGAGATGACCAAGCAGGTGCTGGGCCAGCTGGGCGTGACCGACCCGCTGCTCGATGTCGCCATCAAGCTGGAGCAGGCCGCGCTGCAGGACGACTACTTCGTCGCCCGCAAGCTGTACCCGAACGTGGATTTCTACAGCGGCATCATCTACAAGGCGCTGCAGATCCCGACCGAGATGTTCACCGTCATGTTCGCCCTCGGCCGCACCGCCGGCTGGGTATCGCACTGGCTGGAGCAGCAGGTCGATCCGGAAATGAAGATCGGCCGTCCGCGCCAGGTCTACACCGGCCACGCCGTGCGCGACTACACCTGA
- a CDS encoding pilus assembly protein PilM: MGLIPKSQPPIIGVDISSTAVKLLQLARSGNRFRVEHYAVEPLPPNAVVEKNIVEVEAVGEAIRRAVARSGTRAKGAAAAVAGSAVITKVIPMPADLDEADMEAQVELEAVNYIPYPIEEVSLDFEVLGPVPNNPEMVQVLLAASRSENVELRQSALELGGLVAKVMDVEAFAIENAFALVASELPVASDGVVALVDIGATMTTLNVLRGGRSLYSREQVFGGKQLTDEVMRRYGLSYEEAGLAKRQGGLPESYEVEVLEPFKEATVQQIGRLLQFFYAGSEFNRVDHIVLAGGCASLPGLPVMVEEQLGVSTSVANPLAQMTLGQKVQAHALAQDAPALMIATGLALRGFD, translated from the coding sequence GTGGGGCTTATCCCAAAGAGTCAACCACCGATCATCGGTGTTGACATCAGCTCGACTGCGGTGAAGCTGCTTCAGCTTGCCCGCAGCGGCAATCGTTTTCGCGTGGAACACTACGCCGTGGAACCGCTTCCGCCCAATGCGGTGGTGGAAAAGAACATCGTCGAGGTCGAGGCGGTCGGCGAAGCCATACGCCGTGCGGTGGCCCGCTCGGGAACCCGCGCCAAGGGCGCGGCCGCCGCGGTCGCCGGCTCGGCGGTGATCACCAAGGTGATCCCGATGCCGGCGGACCTGGACGAGGCCGACATGGAAGCCCAGGTCGAGCTGGAGGCGGTGAACTACATCCCGTACCCGATCGAGGAAGTGAGCCTGGACTTCGAGGTGCTCGGGCCGGTGCCCAACAACCCGGAAATGGTCCAGGTGCTGCTGGCGGCCTCGCGTTCGGAGAACGTCGAACTGCGCCAGTCGGCGCTGGAGCTCGGCGGGCTGGTGGCCAAGGTCATGGACGTGGAAGCGTTCGCCATCGAGAACGCCTTCGCGCTGGTGGCCAGCGAGCTGCCGGTGGCCAGCGACGGCGTCGTGGCGCTGGTGGACATCGGCGCCACCATGACCACGCTCAACGTCCTGCGCGGCGGTCGCAGCCTGTACAGCCGCGAACAGGTGTTCGGCGGCAAGCAGCTCACCGACGAGGTGATGCGCCGCTACGGCCTGAGCTACGAGGAAGCCGGGCTGGCCAAGCGCCAGGGCGGGTTGCCCGAGAGCTACGAGGTGGAAGTGCTGGAGCCGTTCAAGGAGGCCACGGTCCAGCAGATCGGCCGCCTGCTGCAGTTCTTCTATGCCGGCAGCGAGTTCAATCGCGTCGACCACATCGTGCTGGCCGGCGGCTGCGCGTCGCTGCCGGGGCTGCCGGTGATGGTCGAGGAACAGCTGGGAGTGAGTACGTCGGTGGCCAATCCGCTGGCGCAGATGACGCTGGGGCAGAAGGTGCAGGCGCATGCGCTGGCCCAGGACGCCCCGGCGCTGATGATCGCCACCGGCCTGGCCCTGCGGGGGTTCGACTGA
- a CDS encoding fimbrial protein gives MTFSKALSLRPARRHAMVNARALGVALALACGSPFAAFAADLAPAAAAQPAATVAVTKVDFKRGDDGAGRLILQFDGQGASPDLRTQGNDIVVDMGNATLPAALQRPLNVVDFATPVQRIDARPSGHGSQLVLSTQGAFESLAYQSGNEYVVEISPRQAPSATGAVTAQTVAQAAATVAARGYSGRPVTFNFQDVPVRTVLQLIAEESNLNVVASDTVQGNVTLRLVNVPWDQALDIVLRAKGLDKRRDGGVIWVAPQPELAKFEQDKEDARIAIEERENLATDYIQINYHSAEAIFKALTEAKGIGNAGAGGGGTGGGSQHENGFLSKRGMIVADERTNTLMISDIPKKIAQMRELIAVIDRPVDQVLIEGRIVIASDTFARDLGAKFGIQGRRIGDRTQAISGSLGGNSSIINNGIVSNEGLNVNLPAKSYTESPAGAIAYTLLGANFALDVELSAMQEEGRGEVVSNPRIVTANQREGVIKQGKEIGYVTISGGGGAGGAPTANVQFKEALLELKVTPTITQDNRVFLNMNVKKDEIDRFLDVTDFGTVPIINRREINTAVLVDDGQTVVIGGVYEFNDRSSVAKVPFLGDVPFLGNLFKKRGRAKDKAELLVFVTPKILRVAKPH, from the coding sequence ATGACTTTTTCCAAAGCCCTGAGCCTGCGTCCCGCCCGGCGCCATGCGATGGTCAATGCCCGCGCACTGGGAGTTGCGCTGGCGTTGGCCTGCGGCTCTCCGTTCGCGGCCTTCGCCGCCGACCTCGCCCCGGCCGCCGCCGCGCAGCCCGCGGCGACCGTGGCGGTCACCAAGGTGGATTTCAAGCGCGGGGACGACGGCGCCGGCCGCCTGATCCTGCAGTTCGACGGCCAGGGCGCCAGCCCGGACCTGAGGACCCAGGGCAATGACATCGTGGTCGACATGGGCAATGCGACCCTGCCGGCCGCGCTGCAGCGGCCGCTGAACGTGGTCGATTTCGCCACCCCGGTGCAACGCATCGACGCCCGCCCGTCGGGCCATGGCTCGCAGCTGGTGCTGAGCACCCAGGGGGCGTTCGAGTCGCTGGCCTACCAGTCCGGCAACGAGTACGTGGTGGAGATCTCGCCACGCCAGGCGCCGTCGGCGACCGGTGCGGTGACCGCGCAGACCGTGGCCCAGGCCGCGGCCACCGTGGCCGCGCGCGGTTACAGCGGCCGCCCGGTGACGTTCAATTTCCAGGACGTGCCGGTACGCACCGTGCTGCAGCTGATCGCCGAGGAATCCAACCTCAACGTGGTCGCTTCGGACACCGTGCAGGGCAACGTGACCCTGCGCCTGGTCAATGTGCCGTGGGACCAGGCGCTGGACATCGTCCTGCGCGCCAAGGGCCTGGACAAGCGCCGCGACGGCGGGGTGATCTGGGTGGCGCCGCAGCCGGAGCTGGCCAAGTTCGAGCAGGACAAGGAAGACGCCCGCATCGCGATCGAAGAGCGCGAGAACCTGGCCACCGATTACATCCAGATCAACTACCACAGCGCCGAGGCGATCTTCAAAGCCCTGACCGAAGCCAAGGGCATCGGCAACGCCGGCGCCGGCGGTGGTGGCACCGGCGGCGGCTCGCAGCACGAGAACGGCTTCCTGTCCAAGCGCGGCATGATCGTCGCCGACGAGCGCACCAACACGCTGATGATCAGCGACATCCCGAAGAAGATCGCGCAGATGCGCGAGCTGATCGCGGTGATCGACCGGCCGGTCGACCAGGTGCTGATCGAAGGCCGCATCGTCATCGCCTCCGACACCTTCGCACGTGACCTGGGCGCCAAGTTCGGCATCCAGGGGCGTCGCATCGGTGACCGCACCCAGGCCATCAGCGGCTCGCTTGGCGGCAACAGCAGCATCATCAACAACGGCATAGTGAGCAACGAAGGGCTAAACGTGAATCTGCCCGCGAAGAGCTATACCGAAAGCCCGGCCGGCGCGATCGCCTATACCCTGCTGGGTGCCAACTTCGCCCTGGACGTCGAGTTGTCGGCGATGCAGGAGGAGGGCCGCGGCGAGGTGGTCTCCAATCCGCGCATCGTCACCGCCAACCAGCGCGAAGGCGTGATCAAGCAGGGCAAGGAGATCGGCTACGTCACCATCTCCGGCGGTGGTGGTGCCGGCGGTGCGCCCACGGCCAACGTGCAGTTCAAGGAAGCGCTGCTGGAACTGAAGGTCACCCCGACCATCACCCAGGACAACCGCGTGTTCCTCAACATGAATGTGAAGAAGGACGAGATCGACCGATTCCTTGACGTGACCGACTTCGGCACCGTGCCGATCATCAACCGCCGCGAGATCAATACCGCGGTGCTGGTGGACGATGGCCAGACGGTGGTGATCGGCGGCGTGTACGAGTTCAACGACCGCAGCAGCGTGGCGAAGGTGCCGTTCCTGGGCGACGTGCCGTTCCTGGGCAATCTGTTCAAGAAGCGCGGCCGCGCCAAGGACAAGGCCGAGCTGCTGGTGTTCGTGACGCCGAAGATCCTGCGCGTCGCCAAGCCGCACTGA